The Thermoanaerobacterium thermosaccharolyticum DSM 571 region AATGATCACATTTGAATATAATTTATATCCTTTAGCCCCCATTGTCTTAGCTGCTTTTAAATAAATCGAATTTACGTTTTTAATACCTGAATCTACAGCAAGAATAATAGAAAATATAGAGCCAATAGCAATAACAAAAATTATTGTACTTTCATTGTATCCAAACCAAAGAATTGAAAAAGGCACCCATGCAAGATTAGGTAAAGTCTGTAAACCCAATATCAACGAGCTGAAATTTTCTTCAATATATTTAAAGTGAATCATTAAAAAACCTATGATAGAACCAATTACAACAGATATTAAGTATCCAATTACAAGTCTTCTCATGCTGGATAATATTGCATATATAAGCATTTTAGTTTCGAATAATCTAATTATTAAAATAAAGACAGAGATTGGAGAAGGTATAATATTTGCATTCCAGATTTTTATGATTTCTGTATTTATTTTATAGACCAATTCCAATATTGCTATCAACATTAGATAAAAACAAATCTTTTTCAACACTCCAATCACCGTCATATTCAGCTTTTGCAACTTTTTCTACCTCCTCCCTTAATTCATCCATTATTTTCCTTACATAGTAATTTACGTCCGGACTTTCTGGTTTTCTTGGCCTAGAAAGTTCTATCTTAAATTCTTTTTTGACTCTTCCTGGATTAGTCGACATTACAACAACGCGATCCGCTAATACCACCGCTTCTTCTATATTATGGGTAACAAAGACAATCGTCTTTTTTGTTTCCATCCAAATTCGCTGCAATTCCAACTGTAAAATACCTCTAGTTTGACTGTCAAGGGCTGAAAATGGTTCGTCCATCAAGAGCACCTGAGAATCAATGGCTAATGCTCTCGCAAGTGCAACTCGCTGTCTCATGCCACCAGACAATTGATGAATATATGAATCTTTAAATTTTGTAAGATGAACCATTTTTAAATATTCCATAGCTCTTCTTTTTCTTTCTTCTTTTTTTATGCCTGCCATCTTCATCCCAAATTCTACATTATCTATAACTGTAAGCCAAGGGAAAAGAGCAGATTCTTGAAACACGACTGCTCTATCTATACCTGCATCCCTTACCGCACTACCATTTAAAATAATTCTGCCGCATGACGCACTTTCAAGTCCGGCAATTATATTAAGCAGTGTAGACTTGCCACAACCAGAAGGACCAACAAGACATACAAATTCCCCTTTGTCTATTAAAAGATTAACATTATCCAGTACTAAATTCGCTTTTGAATTAAATCCAAAACTTTTTGATATATTCTGAATAATAAGAAACAAATTAAACACCTCTTAAGTTCCTGCTTTTAAACGGCTTTATATACAATCCGTTTATTAGCTATAGGATCATACCACTTATTTGCAAAATCAACTAAATCGTATTTTGACTCCTTAAAATCATTTTTAAAATTAATA contains the following coding sequences:
- a CDS encoding ABC transporter ATP-binding protein, whose translation is MFLIIQNISKSFGFNSKANLVLDNVNLLIDKGEFVCLVGPSGCGKSTLLNIIAGLESASCGRIILNGSAVRDAGIDRAVVFQESALFPWLTVIDNVEFGMKMAGIKKEERKRRAMEYLKMVHLTKFKDSYIHQLSGGMRQRVALARALAIDSQVLLMDEPFSALDSQTRGILQLELQRIWMETKKTIVFVTHNIEEAVVLADRVVVMSTNPGRVKKEFKIELSRPRKPESPDVNYYVRKIMDELREEVEKVAKAEYDGDWSVEKDLFLSNVDSNIGIGL
- a CDS encoding ABC transporter permease, producing MLIAILELVYKINTEIIKIWNANIIPSPISVFILIIRLFETKMLIYAILSSMRRLVIGYLISVVIGSIIGFLMIHFKYIEENFSSLILGLQTLPNLAWVPFSILWFGYNESTIIFVIAIGSIFSIILAVDSGIKNVNSIYLKAAKTMGAKGYKLYSNVIIPAALPNIIAGLKEGWSFAWRGLISGEMLVSATGLGQILSKGKDASNISQVVAVMLIILSLGLVIDKFVFGRIEKSIRCRWGLM